From the Flavimarina sp. Hel_I_48 genome, one window contains:
- a CDS encoding DUF2945 domain-containing protein, which translates to MIKEGTKVTWEWGNGTAEGTVKSTFTKKVTRTIKGNEVTRKGEEGNKALYIEQEDGDHVLKLESEVERADS; encoded by the coding sequence ATGATCAAAGAAGGAACAAAAGTCACCTGGGAATGGGGAAACGGTACAGCTGAAGGAACGGTAAAGTCCACATTTACCAAGAAAGTAACACGTACCATTAAAGGAAACGAAGTCACAAGGAAAGGTGAAGAAGGCAATAAAGCGCTCTATATTGAACAGGAAGATGGCGATCACGTACTTAAGCTGGAAAGCGAGGTAGAACGCGCAGATTCATAG
- a CDS encoding L-threonylcarbamoyladenylate synthase, which translates to MAEFIKLYEENPSPKEIKKIVEVLRDGGVIIYPTDTVYGMGCDITNNRALERVAQLKGVKLDKANFSFICEDLSNLSDYARQINSATFKVLKRALPGPYTFILQGNNNLPTVFKKKKTVGIRIPDNKIARAIVSELGNPIISTSIYDEDEVVEYTTDPELILEKWDKLVDIVIDGGYGGNIPSTVIDLTSGEPILVREGKGDLTI; encoded by the coding sequence ATGGCGGAATTCATAAAACTGTACGAGGAAAATCCAAGTCCCAAGGAAATTAAAAAGATTGTCGAGGTTTTGCGCGACGGGGGGGTGATTATCTACCCCACAGATACCGTTTATGGTATGGGTTGTGACATTACCAATAACCGCGCGCTGGAACGCGTTGCCCAACTTAAGGGCGTAAAGCTGGATAAAGCGAATTTTTCATTTATCTGTGAGGATTTGAGCAATTTATCTGACTACGCGAGGCAGATAAATTCTGCCACATTTAAAGTATTGAAACGCGCGCTGCCAGGCCCATACACTTTCATTTTGCAGGGAAATAACAACCTGCCCACTGTCTTTAAAAAGAAGAAAACAGTGGGAATTCGTATTCCAGATAATAAGATTGCGCGCGCAATCGTAAGTGAACTGGGTAATCCCATCATTTCCACTTCTATTTATGATGAAGATGAAGTCGTAGAATATACCACAGACCCTGAACTTATCCTTGAAAAATGGGATAAATTAGTAGATATTGTCATAGATGGCGGCTACGGAGGCAATATCCCTTCTACCGTCATAGATCTTACCTCTGGCGAACCTATTCTTGTGCGTGAAGGTAAAGGCGATCTTACAATCTAA